Proteins encoded together in one Triticum dicoccoides isolate Atlit2015 ecotype Zavitan chromosome 7B, WEW_v2.0, whole genome shotgun sequence window:
- the LOC119339915 gene encoding CASP-like protein 1C1, with translation MAKLHRLISVVLRLVAAVTAAAAAIIMVTSRETTSLFGLEIEAKFSHIPSFIFFVVAYAVACVYSLLVILVPPGGAASRLVVMTDVVMGMVLTGAVAATGAIAEVGRNGNEHAGWLPICEQVHGYCNQVMGALIAGFVALVVYFLIIMHSLHAVTDTMCPCH, from the exons ATGGCCAAGCTGCACCGGCTCATCTCGGTCGTGCTCAGGCTCGTCGCGGCCGTCACCGCGGCCGCAGCGGCGATAATCATGGTGACCAGCCGCGAGACCACCAGCTTGTTCGGCCTGGAAATCGAGGCCAAATTCTCCCACATTCCCTCATTTAT CTTCTTCGTGGTGGCCTACGCCGTGGCATGCGTCTACAGCCTGCTCGTCATCCTCGTGCCGCCCGGGGGCGCCGCCTCGAGATTGGTCGTCATGACCGATGTGGTAATGGGGATGGTGCTCACCGGCGCCGTGGCGGCCACGGGCGCGATAGCGGAGGTCGGGAGGAACGGCAACGAGCACGCCGGGTGGCTGCCGATCTGCGAGCAGGTGCACGGCTACTGCAACCAGGTCATGGGGGCCCTCATCGCCGGCTTCGTCGCGCTCGTCGTCTACTTCCTCATCATCATGCACTCCCTCCACGCGGTCACCGATACCATGTGCCCGTGCCATTAG